Proteins encoded within one genomic window of Christensenellaceae bacterium:
- the hrcA gene encoding heat-inducible transcriptional repressor HrcA, translating to MGERKKQILFGAIDNYIKQASPITSLLVHRTDMIDLSTATLRNELSALEAMGYLKQLHTSSGRVPTTKGYRFFVNEIVHNLDYSMRDLKKVKEELFLKTGNLMEIVQSITEAVSKSTKYPAVVVLDGFKNLKVQSIKVMYLLSHQVLVLIETNAGVITNTLSASDKVTMHDCENASAIFTDIFEGKKLGYLMQHVSSFNEQIKKAMKEYEEIFKLVLCVLENYNSKDKVSSGGMLKLLDSPEYSDSKKAREILNILDDKQQLKDIFDTTDSEGISIKIGSENQNSALDECAVIKAPIVIDGNKIASVGIIGPQRIDYASVASVLKFIADQIKDGRTGKKD from the coding sequence TTGGGTGAGCGCAAAAAGCAGATATTGTTTGGCGCAATAGACAATTATATAAAGCAGGCGAGCCCCATAACGAGCTTGCTTGTTCACAGAACCGATATGATTGACTTGAGCACTGCTACACTCAGAAACGAGCTGAGTGCGCTTGAAGCGATGGGGTATCTAAAACAACTGCATACCTCAAGCGGCCGGGTGCCTACAACCAAAGGATACAGATTTTTTGTAAACGAAATAGTGCACAACTTGGATTATTCAATGAGAGACCTCAAAAAGGTTAAGGAAGAATTATTTTTAAAAACAGGAAACCTTATGGAGATTGTGCAATCCATAACCGAAGCTGTGAGCAAGAGCACAAAATATCCTGCCGTTGTAGTGTTGGATGGGTTCAAAAATTTAAAGGTTCAGAGCATAAAGGTTATGTATCTGCTGAGCCATCAAGTGCTGGTGCTTATTGAAACCAACGCAGGAGTGATTACAAACACGCTTTCAGCAAGCGATAAGGTTACTATGCACGACTGTGAAAACGCTTCGGCGATATTTACTGACATATTTGAGGGCAAAAAACTCGGGTATCTTATGCAGCATGTATCTTCTTTCAATGAGCAGATTAAAAAAGCTATGAAAGAATATGAGGAAATATTCAAGCTTGTGCTATGCGTTCTTGAAAATTATAACAGCAAAGACAAGGTATCAAGCGGAGGAATGCTTAAGCTTCTTGATAGTCCTGAATATAGTGACAGCAAAAAGGCCAGAGAGATATTGAATATTCTTGATGACAAACAGCAGCTTAAAGACATTTTTGATACTACTGACAGCGAAGGGATAAGTATCAAAATAGGCAGCGAAAATCAGAATAGTGCACTTGACGAGTGCGCCGTAATTAAAGCTCCTATTGTCATAGACGGAAATAAGATAGCCTCGGTGGGCATAATAGGCCCGCAGAGAATAGACTATGCAAGCGTGGCATCAGTGTTGAAGTTTATTGCAGATCAGATAAAAGACGGACGAACAGGAAAAAAGGATTAG
- a CDS encoding RNA methyltransferase, which translates to MLVITSTSNQIIKDTAAHKSGKSCFALLEGENLVNEAIKRKINIDKLFVLKDCADEYGVILERVQRDKISVYFVSENVFKALSDTKTPQGILALVELPQKPISGPKGNFLVLDNIQDPGNMGAILRSALGAGFFDVYLLNCVSLTNPKVVRASMGTVLALDLYQTAAEQLRNMLNQTKLPLFVSDMKGKDIFSFRPPPQFGLVVGNEGSGVSDEIKKLCHEALTIPMRGGLESLNAAVAAGIIMFTLNSKK; encoded by the coding sequence ATGTTGGTAATTACCTCAACGAGTAATCAAATAATAAAAGATACAGCCGCTCATAAGAGCGGCAAGTCTTGTTTTGCGCTACTTGAAGGTGAAAACCTTGTTAATGAAGCCATAAAACGTAAAATTAATATTGACAAGCTTTTTGTTTTAAAGGACTGTGCTGATGAGTATGGTGTTATTTTGGAGCGAGTACAGAGAGACAAAATCTCCGTTTATTTTGTCAGCGAAAATGTTTTTAAGGCTCTCAGTGACACCAAAACTCCGCAGGGCATTTTGGCGCTTGTTGAGCTTCCGCAAAAGCCCATAAGTGGCCCTAAAGGCAACTTTTTGGTGCTTGACAATATTCAAGACCCGGGCAACATGGGGGCAATCCTCAGAAGTGCTTTAGGTGCAGGTTTTTTTGATGTGTATTTATTAAACTGTGTCAGTCTTACAAATCCTAAGGTAGTTAGGGCCAGCATGGGCACTGTGCTTGCGCTGGATTTATATCAAACGGCAGCAGAACAGCTTAGGAATATGCTCAACCAAACCAAACTGCCGCTTTTTGTAAGCGATATGAAAGGTAAGGATATATTTAGCTTTAGGCCGCCGCCACAGTTTGGGCTCGTTGTGGGCAATGAAGGCAGCGGCGTATCAGATGAGATAAAAAAGCTTTGCCATGAGGCTTTGACAATCCCTATGAGGGGGGGACTTGAATCTCTCAATGCTGCTGTTGCGGCAGGGATTATTATGTTTACGCTTAATTCAAAAAAATAA
- the dnaK gene encoding molecular chaperone DnaK, translating into MGKVIGIDLGTTNSCVAVMEGKEPVVIANKEGKRTTPSVVAFAKDGERLVGDVAKRQAIVNPERTVLSIKREMGSDFKVKVDDKTYSPQEISAMILGKLKADAESYLGQKVTQAVITVPAYFTDSQRQATKDAGKIAGLEVLRIINEPTAASLAYGLDKSEQKTHKILVYDLGGGTFDVSILEIGDGVFEVIATAGNNRLGGDDFDQRIIDLLVSDFKQKENIDISKDKLAMQRLKEAAEKAKIDLSAVTKTTINLPFITADATGPKHLEIELTRAKFNSIIDDYINQTIDLVNKAIKDAKLKFDDISRVVLVGGSTRIPAVVDAVKSLTGKDPFKGINPDECVALGAAIQGGVLAGDVKDVLLLDVTPLSLGIETLGGIFTKLIERNSTIPIKKSQIFSTAADNQPGVDIHVLQGEREFAASNKTLGRFSLVDIPPAPRGIPQIEVTFDIDANGIVHVLAKDLGTNKEQNITITASTNLSEKDINSAIKDAEKYAEEDKKRKELIEAKNNAENMIHSLEKTLKENGDKIGEDDKKNLETALEKAKRDIEAEDIDKINKALEELSKSSSSVITKLYAEAQKNTSGTDTKKDGDDEVVVEDKDNKDK; encoded by the coding sequence ATGGGTAAAGTAATAGGAATAGACTTGGGAACAACAAATTCATGTGTGGCAGTTATGGAAGGTAAGGAGCCTGTGGTTATTGCCAACAAAGAGGGTAAACGCACAACCCCTTCGGTTGTTGCATTTGCAAAAGACGGAGAAAGGCTTGTGGGGGACGTGGCCAAGAGACAGGCAATCGTAAACCCTGAACGCACAGTTCTTTCAATCAAAAGAGAGATGGGTAGTGATTTTAAGGTTAAGGTTGACGACAAAACATATTCGCCGCAGGAGATTTCGGCAATGATTTTAGGAAAGCTTAAGGCAGACGCTGAAAGTTATTTGGGCCAGAAGGTTACGCAGGCCGTTATAACTGTGCCGGCATATTTCACTGACAGCCAGAGACAGGCCACAAAAGATGCAGGAAAGATTGCAGGACTTGAGGTTTTGCGAATTATCAACGAACCGACAGCGGCGTCTCTTGCTTACGGACTTGACAAAAGTGAGCAAAAAACACACAAAATTTTGGTATACGACCTAGGCGGCGGAACGTTTGACGTTTCAATACTCGAAATCGGTGACGGCGTATTTGAGGTTATTGCCACTGCCGGAAACAACCGTCTTGGCGGAGATGACTTTGACCAGCGCATAATTGACTTGCTTGTTTCAGACTTTAAGCAAAAAGAAAACATTGATATTTCAAAAGACAAGCTTGCTATGCAGAGGCTTAAAGAAGCTGCCGAAAAGGCTAAGATTGACCTGTCGGCAGTAACAAAAACTACAATCAACCTTCCATTTATAACAGCGGATGCAACCGGCCCCAAACATCTGGAGATTGAACTAACACGAGCAAAGTTTAACAGTATAATTGATGATTATATCAATCAGACCATAGACCTTGTAAACAAAGCCATAAAAGACGCCAAACTAAAGTTTGACGACATAAGCCGTGTTGTGCTGGTTGGAGGCTCCACCAGAATTCCGGCTGTTGTGGATGCAGTTAAGTCGCTCACCGGCAAAGACCCCTTTAAGGGTATCAACCCTGATGAATGTGTGGCATTAGGTGCTGCAATTCAGGGCGGAGTTTTGGCCGGAGACGTAAAAGACGTGCTTTTGTTGGACGTAACTCCGCTGTCGCTTGGAATTGAAACCTTAGGTGGGATATTTACCAAGCTTATTGAGCGAAACTCCACCATACCTATCAAAAAATCACAGATATTTTCAACCGCTGCTGACAATCAGCCGGGTGTTGACATTCATGTGCTGCAGGGTGAACGTGAGTTTGCTGCTTCAAACAAAACTCTTGGTAGATTTAGTTTGGTAGACATTCCGCCGGCCCCTCGTGGAATTCCGCAGATTGAAGTTACCTTTGACATAGATGCCAACGGCATTGTGCATGTTTTGGCAAAGGATTTAGGTACCAACAAGGAGCAGAACATTACAATAACCGCTTCAACCAACCTTAGTGAAAAGGATATAAACTCGGCCATCAAGGATGCCGAAAAGTACGCTGAGGAGGACAAAAAGAGAAAAGAGCTGATTGAAGCTAAAAATAATGCTGAAAATATGATACATTCGCTTGAAAAGACGCTAAAAGAAAACGGTGACAAAATAGGCGAGGATGACAAGAAAAATCTTGAAACAGCGCTTGAAAAAGCAAAGAGAGATATTGAAGCTGAAGACATTGACAAAATTAATAAGGCACTTGAAGAGCTTTCTAAGTCCAGCAGCTCGGTTATTACCAAGCTTTATGCCGAGGCTCAGAAAAACACATCAGGCACAGACACCAAAAAAGACGGCGACGACGAAGTAGTAGTAGAAGACAAAGACAACAAAGATAAATAA
- a CDS encoding putative sporulation protein YtxC — protein sequence MWEYWVSADESKYENLRSVQKNIAAEIKKAGGKIALVSGGGIARLWLRTPDTHKKEIKKKITGLIADMILQVYKSEYLTSNFKFRTTNDINMQAFVKALVVFDWDIDKQIIVRMLMDMDSVVLDAFVSFRLGVLKTKWNDLVSLANDNIAYLMSTDTFIELLKYLISNLDFRTNEVNVFCFNRTYILKDSKGAPIKEGHGDIKDCNDAFLITSLIALSPQKIRLHIDNFDGNVINLLFNLFNDRIVIC from the coding sequence ATGTGGGAATATTGGGTGAGTGCCGATGAAAGTAAATATGAAAATCTTAGAAGTGTGCAGAAAAATATTGCCGCTGAAATTAAAAAAGCAGGCGGCAAAATTGCGCTTGTTTCGGGCGGAGGAATTGCCAGATTATGGCTGAGAACCCCTGATACACACAAAAAAGAAATAAAGAAAAAAATTACAGGGCTCATTGCTGATATGATTTTGCAGGTCTATAAGTCGGAGTATCTGACAAGCAACTTTAAGTTTAGAACGACTAATGATATTAATATGCAGGCGTTTGTCAAGGCGCTTGTGGTTTTTGATTGGGATATTGACAAGCAGATAATTGTGAGAATGCTTATGGATATGGACAGTGTGGTTTTAGACGCTTTTGTCAGCTTCAGGCTGGGAGTGCTCAAAACCAAATGGAATGACTTGGTGAGCCTAGCTAATGATAATATAGCCTATCTTATGAGCACTGACACCTTTATTGAACTGCTGAAGTATCTGATAAGCAATCTTGATTTCAGAACAAACGAAGTAAATGTTTTTTGTTTTAACCGCACTTATATTCTTAAAGACAGCAAAGGGGCACCAATAAAAGAAGGGCACGGTGACATAAAGGACTGCAATGATGCTTTTTTGATAACCTCGCTGATTGCGTTAAGTCCTCAAAAAATAAGGTTGCACATAGACAATTTTGACGGAAATGTTATAAATTTGCTGTTTAATTTATTCAATGACAGGATTGTAATCTGTTGA
- the rpmI gene encoding 50S ribosomal protein L35: MPKQKTNHSVKKRFKATASGKIKRSQQGRRHILGKKSTSVKRDLRKGEYVDKTQEKTIRTLIGA, translated from the coding sequence ATGCCAAAACAAAAAACTAATCATTCAGTAAAAAAGCGTTTTAAAGCCACCGCTTCGGGGAAAATTAAACGCAGCCAGCAGGGCAGACGCCACATCTTGGGCAAAAAGTCGACTTCAGTTAAGAGAGACTTGCGTAAAGGCGAATATGTAGACAAGACGCAGGAAAAAACCATTAGGACCTTAATCGGCGCATAA
- the dnaJ gene encoding molecular chaperone DnaJ, which produces MANKDYYEILGVSKDASADEIKSSYRKKAKQYHPDINKNPEAVQKFKDINEAYEVLGDETKRSNYDQFGRAEGNPNDFFGGGGGGFGGANFGNGTFSGFEDIFNIFSSFGRSGREQVIPGEDIVSHITLSFSEAVFGCEKIIKINRTGMCESCHGVGAKNGTAYDTCGECNGTGKVRYMQDTLFGRAVNIGPCKRCNGKGRIIKEKCGSCGGTGYINRTEEIKIKVPAGIDDNQVITMRGKGNASRTGGPSGDLLIEVTVHPHEVLQRNKFDLFMDLPIPFTVAYLGGKVSVPTTKGSYELAIPPLTQPNTVFKLKGKGVKYLNREAYGDILVTIRVEMPKQAGKQEKELMEKLQSMGSDNNYQKTRVYKDKLSKIKN; this is translated from the coding sequence ATGGCAAACAAAGATTATTACGAAATTTTAGGAGTGTCCAAGGATGCCAGCGCTGACGAAATAAAGTCAAGTTATCGCAAAAAAGCCAAACAGTATCATCCCGATATAAACAAAAACCCCGAGGCGGTGCAGAAGTTTAAGGATATTAATGAGGCCTATGAGGTGCTGGGAGATGAGACAAAACGCAGCAACTATGATCAGTTTGGCCGAGCAGAAGGTAATCCTAATGACTTTTTTGGCGGAGGCGGCGGAGGCTTTGGCGGGGCGAATTTTGGAAACGGTACCTTCAGCGGCTTTGAAGATATCTTTAATATATTTTCTTCGTTTGGCAGAAGCGGGCGTGAGCAAGTTATTCCGGGTGAGGATATTGTTTCGCATATTACACTTTCGTTTAGCGAGGCGGTTTTTGGCTGCGAAAAAATTATAAAGATAAACCGCACCGGCATGTGTGAAAGTTGCCACGGAGTTGGAGCCAAAAACGGTACTGCATATGACACCTGCGGTGAGTGTAACGGCACAGGTAAGGTGAGGTATATGCAGGATACGTTATTTGGCAGGGCCGTCAATATCGGACCTTGCAAAAGGTGTAACGGCAAAGGCAGGATTATAAAAGAAAAATGCGGCAGTTGCGGAGGCACAGGATATATTAACAGAACTGAGGAGATAAAAATAAAAGTGCCTGCGGGCATTGATGACAATCAGGTTATAACTATGCGCGGCAAAGGTAACGCCTCACGAACAGGAGGGCCCAGCGGTGACCTGCTGATTGAAGTAACAGTACATCCGCATGAGGTTTTGCAGCGCAATAAATTTGATTTATTTATGGATTTGCCTATTCCGTTTACCGTGGCATATCTCGGGGGCAAAGTAAGTGTGCCTACAACAAAGGGAAGCTACGAGCTTGCAATTCCGCCGCTTACACAGCCAAACACAGTGTTTAAGCTTAAAGGAAAGGGTGTAAAATATCTCAATCGTGAAGCCTATGGCGATATTCTTGTCACTATAAGGGTAGAGATGCCCAAGCAAGCCGGCAAACAAGAAAAAGAACTTATGGAAAAACTTCAGAGTATGGGCAGTGACAACAACTATCAAAAAACCAGAGTTTATAAAGATAAATTAAGTAAAATTAAAAATTAA
- a CDS encoding nucleotide exchange factor GrpE has translation MSEKNREKEEIKQGIKQEAETAKRAKKREEPEELVTLEQYNRLKEQTAMCINLTRELQADFENYKRRTKDTWQEGIDEGIKQTCSVLLPALDAFKKAKKLTLDNSTLNGILMIETNLINSLEKLGVTKISTSGMFNPELHNAVMVTVDPNRESGEIIDELQAGFKFKDIILRIPDVVVAK, from the coding sequence GTGAGCGAAAAAAATAGAGAAAAAGAAGAAATAAAGCAGGGAATAAAACAAGAAGCTGAAACTGCCAAAAGAGCCAAAAAAAGAGAAGAACCTGAGGAGTTAGTAACTCTTGAGCAGTATAACAGACTGAAAGAACAAACAGCTATGTGTATAAACCTGACACGCGAGCTTCAGGCGGACTTTGAAAATTATAAGCGTCGCACAAAGGACACCTGGCAGGAAGGCATAGATGAGGGCATAAAACAGACATGCAGTGTATTGCTTCCGGCATTGGATGCTTTTAAAAAAGCCAAGAAACTGACTTTGGATAATTCAACGCTTAACGGCATACTTATGATAGAAACAAACCTGATTAATTCACTTGAAAAGCTGGGGGTGACAAAAATTTCAACTTCCGGAATGTTTAACCCTGAATTACACAATGCGGTTATGGTTACAGTTGACCCCAACCGTGAGAGCGGTGAAATTATAGATGAGCTTCAGGCTGGCTTCAAATTTAAAGACATTATACTCAGAATTCCGGATGTTGTGGTAGCTAAGTAA
- the thrS gene encoding threonine--tRNA ligase produces the protein MEKEEKQDIMRHSMSHVLAKAVGLLFKDVKYSIGPAISDGFYYDFDISVSITPEDFDKIDQKMREIINANQDFVRKEISRAEAIKLFNDQPYKLELIKELPEDEVITIYYLGDDWFDLCRGPHIENTKMLRGFAFKLNRVSGAYFKGDEKNKMLQRVYVYGFDDKQKLKGHLFMIEEAKKRDHRKIGPELDLFMLHETAPGMPYWLPNGLKVFNILVDFWRQEHKKRGYEEFSAPQLNSSELWKTSGHWEHYKEDMFIVKELDGTEYALKPMSCPSAINIYQRKLRSYKELPLRFSDIDVLHRNEKSGQLNGLFRVRMFRQDDSHNFIAENQIKSEIKDILEITERFYSIFGLEYTLTLSTRPESFLGEIEVWNKAEDELKHVLDEVCGKGKYNINEGDGAFYGPKIDIHMKDCLGRRWQMGTIQLDFQLPLRFDLTYTDNESNKKVPIIVHRVVYGSLERFIGILIEHFAGEFPFWLSPVQVGIVPVMENHNKYAKKVCDELEKSGIRCEINTKDTGMGKKVNEFRTQKMPYTLILGDKEAAEKSVSIKIRGGKQINDIKLKDFIKACKQMNDKKSLQLCEQF, from the coding sequence ATGGAAAAAGAAGAAAAGCAAGACATTATGCGTCACAGCATGAGCCACGTTTTGGCAAAGGCGGTAGGTTTGCTATTTAAGGATGTCAAATATTCAATTGGGCCTGCTATCTCTGACGGGTTTTATTATGACTTTGATATTTCCGTCAGCATCACGCCCGAGGACTTTGACAAAATTGACCAAAAGATGCGTGAAATCATAAACGCAAATCAGGATTTTGTCCGCAAAGAAATTTCAAGAGCAGAAGCAATAAAGCTGTTCAACGACCAGCCCTATAAGCTTGAGCTTATCAAAGAGCTGCCCGAGGATGAAGTCATCACCATTTATTATCTTGGCGATGATTGGTTTGACCTATGCCGCGGACCTCACATTGAAAACACAAAAATGTTGAGGGGTTTTGCATTTAAGCTAAACAGAGTGAGCGGAGCATACTTTAAGGGTGACGAAAAAAACAAGATGCTTCAGCGCGTTTATGTATACGGCTTTGACGACAAACAAAAACTGAAAGGCCATCTTTTTATGATTGAAGAAGCAAAAAAGAGGGATCATAGAAAAATAGGGCCCGAACTTGACTTGTTTATGTTGCATGAAACCGCTCCCGGTATGCCGTATTGGCTACCTAACGGACTTAAAGTATTTAATATTCTTGTTGATTTTTGGCGGCAGGAACACAAAAAGAGGGGATATGAGGAGTTTTCGGCGCCTCAATTGAATTCAAGCGAGCTTTGGAAAACTTCGGGGCACTGGGAACATTACAAAGAAGATATGTTTATTGTTAAAGAGCTTGACGGCACTGAATATGCATTAAAGCCAATGAGTTGTCCGAGTGCAATTAATATCTACCAAAGAAAGTTGCGCAGTTATAAGGAATTGCCCTTAAGATTTAGTGATATTGATGTGCTTCATCGCAACGAAAAGTCAGGGCAGCTGAATGGCTTATTCCGTGTAAGGATGTTCAGGCAGGATGACTCTCATAATTTTATTGCAGAAAATCAAATCAAAAGCGAAATAAAGGACATTTTGGAAATTACTGAACGCTTTTATAGTATTTTTGGTTTGGAGTATACACTTACTCTTTCAACAAGACCTGAAAGTTTTCTGGGAGAAATTGAAGTTTGGAACAAGGCAGAAGATGAACTTAAACATGTGCTCGATGAAGTTTGCGGTAAGGGTAAATATAATATAAACGAGGGTGATGGTGCTTTTTATGGACCCAAAATTGACATTCATATGAAAGACTGTTTGGGGCGTCGGTGGCAGATGGGAACAATTCAGTTGGACTTCCAGTTGCCGCTTAGGTTTGATTTAACTTATACCGATAATGAAAGTAATAAAAAAGTTCCTATTATTGTTCATAGGGTTGTTTATGGCTCTCTTGAACGATTTATCGGAATATTGATTGAACACTTTGCGGGAGAATTTCCATTCTGGCTTTCTCCCGTTCAGGTTGGTATAGTTCCCGTTATGGAAAATCACAATAAGTACGCTAAAAAGGTTTGTGACGAGCTTGAAAAGAGCGGCATAAGATGTGAGATTAATACAAAAGACACAGGTATGGGCAAAAAGGTAAACGAGTTTCGTACGCAGAAGATGCCGTATACGTTGATATTGGGAGATAAAGAGGCGGCGGAAAAATCTGTCAGCATCAAAATCAGAGGCGGCAAGCAGATAAACGACATAAAACTGAAGGACTTCATCAAAGCCTGCAAACAAATGAATGACAAAAAATCACTGCAGCTTTGCGAACAATTTTAG
- the rplT gene encoding 50S ribosomal protein L20, translating to MRIKRAVNKNKNKTKVLKAAKGFWGARSKQYRYAIEAVMKAQKYAYIGRKLRKRDMRTLWITRISAEAKNNGLSYNQFIHGLKVAEINLNRKILAEMAVNNKSEFASLAATAKKQLVKA from the coding sequence ATGAGAATAAAAAGAGCAGTTAATAAAAACAAAAATAAAACAAAGGTTCTGAAAGCCGCCAAGGGTTTTTGGGGAGCCAGAAGCAAACAATACAGATATGCCATCGAAGCTGTTATGAAGGCTCAGAAATACGCCTATATCGGAAGAAAACTTCGCAAAAGAGACATGCGTACTTTGTGGATAACCAGAATTTCGGCAGAAGCGAAAAACAATGGACTTTCATACAATCAGTTTATACATGGTCTTAAGGTAGCCGAGATTAATCTTAACCGCAAAATTTTGGCTGAAATGGCCGTAAATAACAAGTCAGAATTTGCGTCTCTTGCAGCAACAGCAAAAAAGCAGCTTGTAAAGGCGTAA
- a CDS encoding 1-acyl-sn-glycerol-3-phosphate acyltransferase — MAKYHPTQGWQRSKKFKCLKMLIRPFKRRPKIIELYKEPMIHPYIMVSNHSGAAGPFTFEMFLDRFFCFWGTHEMCEGIRNRWNYLYHKFYRKSLHYSKFRSWLIATVFSPISKMLYRATEVIPTYSDIRLKRTMEISINKLNEGKSILIFPEDSSTGYHTPLIKYNAGFASLSKLYFSKTQKDLPVYPICYSKKVNTMIIGEPIFVNQLLEQGFDDKQVAEFVKRITNEIYYKYLQPKEQEKDQKKQKGKKQIGTVAGEQTVEQIPEQIASEPITKPTLTAQTDISNDETIPYTINDGAIVVNETIGSTITAEKPSSDKASINNIQSNPTNNDTTFDAIDDYDI; from the coding sequence ATGGCAAAATACCACCCAACACAGGGCTGGCAAAGGTCAAAGAAATTCAAGTGCTTGAAAATGCTTATAAGACCTTTTAAGCGCAGACCTAAAATAATAGAATTATATAAAGAACCCATGATACACCCATATATTATGGTCAGCAATCACAGCGGAGCGGCAGGTCCATTTACTTTTGAAATGTTTCTCGACCGCTTTTTTTGCTTTTGGGGCACACATGAAATGTGTGAAGGCATCAGAAACAGGTGGAACTATTTGTATCATAAATTCTACAGAAAATCTCTTCACTACAGCAAGTTTAGGTCATGGCTGATTGCCACTGTGTTTTCGCCGATATCAAAAATGCTATACAGAGCGACCGAAGTTATTCCAACCTATTCGGATATCAGACTTAAACGCACAATGGAAATAAGCATAAACAAGCTTAATGAAGGAAAAAGCATATTGATTTTTCCCGAAGATTCATCAACGGGATATCACACCCCCCTAATCAAGTATAACGCAGGTTTTGCTTCGCTTAGCAAGTTGTATTTTTCCAAAACACAAAAGGATTTGCCCGTATATCCGATATGTTATAGCAAAAAAGTAAATACCATGATTATCGGAGAACCCATTTTTGTAAATCAACTGCTTGAACAAGGTTTTGACGACAAGCAAGTGGCTGAATTTGTAAAACGAATTACAAATGAGATATATTACAAATATCTGCAGCCCAAAGAACAAGAAAAAGATCAAAAGAAACAGAAGGGGAAAAAACAAATCGGAACAGTTGCCGGTGAGCAAACAGTCGAACAGATACCGGAACAAATTGCGTCTGAGCCAATTACAAAACCGACATTAACCGCGCAGACCGATATAAGCAATGACGAAACAATTCCCTATACTATCAATGACGGCGCAATAGTTGTCAACGAAACAATAGGCAGCACAATTACTGCTGAAAAACCGTCATCCGACAAAGCCAGCATAAACAACATACAATCAAACCCAACTAACAACGACACGACATTTGACGCAATAGACGATTATGACATTTAA
- the infC gene encoding translation initiation factor IF-3 codes for MNEDIRFPQVRLVGENGEQLGIVSSNEANRIAEERSLDLVLISPNAEPPVCKVMDYGKFKFEQNKRIREQRKAQKVVEVKEVQLSMTIEMHDMQTKARHANKFLQEGDKVKVTIRMRGRQQARPEMGIGVMRQFFELINANGTIDKEPEILGRTITMIVVPSIKK; via the coding sequence ATCAATGAGGATATCAGGTTTCCGCAGGTTCGTCTTGTGGGCGAAAACGGAGAACAGCTGGGGATTGTATCAAGTAACGAGGCCAATCGTATTGCCGAGGAGCGAAGCTTGGATTTGGTGCTAATTTCACCTAATGCCGAGCCGCCTGTGTGCAAGGTTATGGATTACGGCAAATTCAAGTTTGAGCAGAACAAAAGGATTAGGGAGCAGCGCAAGGCTCAAAAGGTTGTTGAAGTAAAGGAAGTTCAGCTTTCGATGACCATTGAGATGCACGACATGCAGACCAAGGCCCGCCATGCAAACAAGTTTTTGCAGGAGGGTGACAAGGTTAAGGTTACCATCCGCATGCGAGGACGTCAGCAAGCAAGACCGGAGATGGGTATCGGTGTTATGCGGCAGTTTTTTGAGCTCATCAATGCAAACGGCACCATTGACAAAGAACCTGAAATTTTGGGCAGAACCATCACTATGATAGTTGTCCCGAGCATCAAGAAATAA